In the Euphorbia lathyris chromosome 5, ddEupLath1.1, whole genome shotgun sequence genome, one interval contains:
- the LOC136230318 gene encoding U-box domain-containing protein 11, which produces MGLEEAEKDSSTASSTVEDEEEAWNFNKQTLIFQLSDRLIHGDLSTQIQAARDIRKLVRKSSSKTRSKFAAAGVIQPLVLMLLSSNLDARQASLLALLNLAVRNERNKEEIVTAGAIPPLVELLKFQNCSLRELAAAAILTLSAAEPNKATIAASGAAPLLVQILHSGSVQGKVDAVTALHNLSTCTKNPHPIVDAKAVSPLIKLLKECKKYSKFSEKATCLLEIISNSEEGRIAITDSDGGILTLVETVEDGSRVSTEHAVGVLLSLCKSSRDKYRELILKEGAIPGLLQLTVEGTSVAQERARTLLDLLRDTPKEKKLTCSVLERIVYDIATRVDGSDKAAETAKKLLQDMVQRSMELSMDRIKHSAAVCARSEVSSKSPTTSGGTFTSNPG; this is translated from the exons ATGGGGCTGGAGGAGGCGGAGAAGGACAGTTCAACAGCATCATCCACTGTTGAAGACGAAGAAGAAGCTTGGAATTTCAACAAGCAAACCCTAATCTTTCAACTATCAGACAGGCTCATTCATGGAGATCTTTCTACTCAAATTCAAGCTGCTAGAGATATTAGAAAGCTCGTCCGCAAATCTTCCTCTAAAACTCGCTCTAAATTCGCCGCCGCAGGTGTAATCCAGCCCCTCGTTTTGATGCTTCTCTCTTCCAACCTCGATGCCCGCCAAGCCTCTCTTCTTGCCCTTCTCAATCTCGCCGTCAGAAATGAaag aaacaaagaagaaatagtGACAGCTGGTGCCATCCCCCCACTTGTAGAGCTTCTCAAGTTCCAAAATTGCAGTTTAAGGGAATTAGCTGCTGCTGCAATTTTAACACTCTCTGCTGCTGAACCTAATAAAGCAACCATTGCAGCCTCAGGAGCAGCTCCTCTATTGGTACAGATTTTGCATTCTGGGAGCGTTCAAGGGAAAGTTGATGCTGTCACAGCACTACACAATCTTTCAACCTGCACTAAGAATCCCCATCCGATTGTGGATGCTAAAGCAGTTTCCCCACTCATTAAACTCCTCAaggaatgtaaaaaatattcaaagttTTCTGAGAAAGCAACTTGTCTTCTTGAAATCATTTCCAACTCTGAAGAAGGGCGAATTGCAATCACAGATTCGGATGGTGGGATTCTAACTCTAGTAGAGACAGTTGAAGACGGATCACGTGTTAGCACGGAACATGCAGTTGGTGTTTTGCTGTCTTTGTGCAAGAGCAGCCGAGATAAGTATAGGGAGCTCATCCTGAAAGAAGGAGCCATACCGGGGCTTCTGCAACTAACTGTGGAGGGGACTTCTGTAGCTCAAGAAAGAGCTCGGACACTCTTAGACTTGCTAAGGGATACTCCCAAGGAAAAGAAGTTGACATGTTCAGTATTGGAGAGAATTGTGTATGACATTGCGACACGAGTTGATGGGTCAGATAAAGCTGCAGAAACTGCAAAGAAGTTGCTACAAGATATGGTACAAAGAAGCATGGAGCTTAGCATGGACCGTATCAAGCACAGTGCTGCAGTGTGTGCACGTTCTGAGGTTTCATCTAAGAGTCCTACTACCTCAGGAGGAACATTTACAAGTAACCCGGGTTAG